The segment CTCGGCCAAACACCACGCCCGACCGCGGTGCTCTGCATGAGCGACCTTTTGGCCGCCGGGGTCATGCAAGAGGCCCGGTCTCAAGGGCTCTCGGTCCCGGAGGAGCTATCGGTGGTCGGCTTCGACGACGTGCCCGAGGCGGCGAGAGCGGAGCCGCCGCTCACGACCGTGAATCAGCCTCACGTCGAGAAAGGCCGTCAGGCCGGACGCGGGCTCGTCTCGCTCCTCGGAGGCGAGCCCGCACCCCGGACGGCCTCCTTGCCGACCCGGCTGGTGGTGCGCTCCTCCACGGCGTCCCCGCCGGGAGGCAACGGCTAGCCTGTAGAGGGCCTGCCCCCGCGATTCGCATAGAGTTACATGGCGGGCGCGGGCAGCATCCGCATTTGCCCCCGCATTTGACATGCGAGCATTAGCCTGTATATTTCTAAAAATGTTTGTGGGTTGCCAGGCTCGCCCCTCCAGGCTGTAGACCGTCCTGTAGAGGCGAAGTGGCCAAGGCGAGATCGCCGTATCCTGATACTGGGAGCATGATAGTCTTCGGCGTTTTCATCCGCAGCCCATGTCGGCTAGGAAAGGATTTTAGTGCGAGAACATTTCAGGCAACACACCAACCCGCCGGTGTTTTTCATCTCGGCGGCGATAGTTCTGGCCTTCGTCTTGTGGGGCGTGTTCGCCGCCGGTAGCCTGGGCTCGGTCGCGGACACCGTGTTCGCCTGGATCGGTGAGTACGCCGGCTGGTGGTACATACTCGCCGCGAGCTTCTTCGTTATCGTCGTATTTACCATAATGCTGAGCCGCTGGGGCAGGATCAAGCTCGGCCCCGACGACGCCCGGCCGGAGTTCGGTACGCTGGCGTGGTTCTCGATGCTGTTTACCGCCGGGATGGGCATAGGTCTCGTGTTCTACAGCGTCAACGAGCCCGCCACCCACTTCCAGTCGCCCTCGATCCTGCAGAGCCAGACCGGCAGCGCCGACGCCTCCATAGAGGCGCTCAAGTACACCTTCTTCCACTGGGGCATCCATCCCTGGGCGATCTACGTGATACTGGGAGCGGCGCTCGGCTACTTCGCCTTCAGACGAGGCCTGCCGCTTAGGCCCGCCTCGGCGCTGTATCCCCTGATCGGGGACAGGATCTACGGTCCCATAGGCAACGTCATAGACATCGTGGCCGTCTTCGGGACCCTGTTCGGCATCGCTACCTCGCTCGGGTTCGGCTCGGGCCAGATCGCCACCGGGCTCAACCTGACCTTCGGGACCCCGGACACCGCCTGGATGCAGATCCTGGTGATCGGGATACTGACCCTGATCGCCGTCACCTCCGTGATGCTCGGCATAGACAAGGGCATCCGCAGACTGAGCCTGTTCAACCTCGGCGGGGCGGTGCTCATGGCCCTCGTGGTCCTGGTGGTCGGCCCGACGCTGGTCATAATGCAGTACTTCGCCGGCGGTATCGGTAACTACCTCCAGACCCTGCCCCAGACCAGCTTCCAGATGTTCTTCGGCAACGAGGCGGCCCAGACCTGGCAGCAGGGCTGGACCATCTTCTACTGGGGCTGGTGGATCTCCTGGTCCCCGTTCGTCGGGATGTTCATGGCCCGCATCTCCTACGGCATCACTCTGCGCAAGTTCATTGGCGGCGCGATACTGGCCCCGACGCTGGCCTCGATGTTCTGGTTCTCCATCTTCGGTGGCGGCGGCCTGTACTACATCCTGCAGGGCAACGAGGCTATCGCAAACGCCGACAGCACCTCCGCGCTGT is part of the Rubrobacter aplysinae genome and harbors:
- a CDS encoding BCCT family transporter; the encoded protein is MREHFRQHTNPPVFFISAAIVLAFVLWGVFAAGSLGSVADTVFAWIGEYAGWWYILAASFFVIVVFTIMLSRWGRIKLGPDDARPEFGTLAWFSMLFTAGMGIGLVFYSVNEPATHFQSPSILQSQTGSADASIEALKYTFFHWGIHPWAIYVILGAALGYFAFRRGLPLRPASALYPLIGDRIYGPIGNVIDIVAVFGTLFGIATSLGFGSGQIATGLNLTFGTPDTAWMQILVIGILTLIAVTSVMLGIDKGIRRLSLFNLGGAVLMALVVLVVGPTLVIMQYFAGGIGNYLQTLPQTSFQMFFGNEAAQTWQQGWTIFYWGWWISWSPFVGMFMARISYGITLRKFIGGAILAPTLASMFWFSIFGGGGLYYILQGNEAIANADSTSALFTFIEALPIAGVLATLLSLLSIVVVAVFFATSSDSGSLVVDILTNGGDPNPDWKQRLFWAVTEGAIAAILLVAGNAAGGDPLGALQTTAVAAGLPFSFVLVFVCWGLLKALSEEPASGSAARTPEPSQPATRPSDGYVSQPDSASPQKVYR